CGGGTCCAGATATGCTCGATTTCATCCGGGAATTCTTCCAAAAGGATCTTTTCAATCCGACTGCCATAGTCCACGGACTGCTCCAGCGAAACGCCGGCCAGGCGCACGACGTTAATGGCAATTGTCCCCTCACTCAAACGGGGGACAAACTCGGCTCCCAGTAATAAGAAAACGATAATGCCCACCGCCAGCAGAGCTGCGGCGGAAGCCAGAACGGCGCGCCCGTGCGCCAGCGCCCAGTTGAGAGCGGGGCGATACAACAGTTTTAACCATTCGACCAAACGGGGTTCCGATTCGCGCACATTTTTGCCAAGGAAGGCGGCAATCAAGGCAGGAATGACGGTGAAAGAAAGAAGAAGCGAACCGGCCAGAACAAAGGTGACGGTCAAAGCCATCGGGCGGAAGAGTTTTCCCTCCACCCCCTGCAGAGTAAGGATGGGGAGGTAGACGATAATGATTATCAACTCGCCAAAAAGGGTCGGTTTGCGCACTTCCAAAATGGCGTCGCGAATAACTTCAAGACGAGACGGGGCGGCGCCCGCTTGGGAAAGGCGACGAACGGCGTTTTCGACCTGAATCACGGAATTGTCCACTGCCAAGCCGAAGTCAATGGCGCCTAGGCTCATCAAGCTGCCGGTAATTCCGGCCCGCGACATCAAATCAAACGCAAAAAGCAACGAGAGGGGAATGGAGGAGGCGACGATGAGCCCGGCCCGGATGTTGCCGAGAAAGGCAAAAAGTATGGCGACCACCAAAACCGCGCCAAAAAAGAGGTTGTGTTCGACCGTTTTCAGCACATGATTGACAAGGTCCATGCGCTGGTAAACAGGTTTGACCACCACGCCTTCCGGCAGGGAGGTTTTGATTTCATCCAGACGACGGGCCAGTTTTTGGGTGACTTCCTTCGGATTCTGGCCGGTCAGCATAAAACCCAATCCCAAGACCGCCTCGCCTGCTCCATCATAGGTGGTTGCTCCCCGGCGCAACTCGTGGCCTATGACCACATCGGCGAAATCCCGGATGCGAATGGGCACCCCTTTGCGCGTTTCCATGACCAGTTCTTCAATTTCCTCCCTTTGGCTGACCATACCCAACCCACGCACCAACGTTTGCTCCCCCGCTTTGATCATCTGGCCGCCGGGGACGTTGCCCAGATTTTCGCGAAGTTTGACGGTAACGGTTGACAAAGAAATGCCGTACTGAGCCAGGCGGTTCGGGTCAACCAAAACATGATACTGTTTCTCATAGCCGCCCCAGGTGTTGACTTCCGCAACACCCGGCACGGATTGAAGCTGGGGTTTTATTATCCAATCCTGAATGGTGCGAAGTTCGGTTGGGTCTGCGGTTCTGCCCACGACGACATAGTGGAAGATTTCCCCGAGACCGGTGGAGATGGGCCCCAACTGGGGGGGCGGGACGCCATCCGGAAGCTCGACGCCGACCAACCGTTCGGCCGTCTGCTGGCGGGCTAAATAAAGGTTGGTTTCGTCACTGAAAATGAGAGTAACCTGTGAGAGGCCGTATTTAGAAATAGAACGGACTTCGGTAAGCCCGGACAGGCCGGCAAGCCGTCTTTCCAGAGGGAAGGTAATCTGGCGCTCCATTTCCTCCGGCGCCCAACCGGGAGCTGAGACGTTCACCTGCACCAAAACCGGCGTGGTATCCGGAAAAGCGTCGAACGGAAGCCGCCAAAGCGCCACCAATCCGGCAATGACCAATAGTCCAGCCAAACAAAGAACAAAAAACCGCTGGTGAATGGTAAATTCTATGAGCCGCTTGAGCATGCTGCTTTACGACGTCGGCTCGATACCGCAACAACCAGCGCCGATGTTGCTTTTTTTCAGTTCGGTTTTCAACAAATAGCTCCCCTTAACCACCACCGGTTCGCCCGGCTTAAGACCGCCCGCCACGCGGTAATGCTCCGGGTCGGCCGGTTCGATTTCCACCTTGCGGGGACGGTAGCGGTCCGGTGATTCCTCCACGAACACCACGTTGCAGCAGCCCTCCCATTGAACAGCGTCTTTGGGTACCACCACGGATTTGGTTTCCGAGCGAGTGTAGATGACCGCCCGGCCGAAGCGCCCAGGGGGGAGTTCATTGAAAGCGGAAGTCATTTTAGCCCGCACTTTGCCGGTGCGGGTCTCCGAATCCAGAAAACGGGCCACCCAGACGACTTTTCCCTGACTGGTTTGCCGGCCGGTGGCATCGGTCAGAAATTCCAGTTTTTGTCCGACTTTTATCTTACTTAGTTCCTCTTCCCGAACTTGCGCTTCCAGCCAAACCGAATTGCCGCTGGAAAGCAGGGCCAGGGCCGTTCCGGCGGGAAGAAGATTTCCCAGAGAAGCTTTGCGTTCCATAAACACCCCGCTTTTTTGGGCGCGCAAAAAGAATTTGGAAGTTATTGAACGACTTGCGGCGAGCGATTCAACTTCTGCTGTGGTCAGGCCGGCCGAACGCAAGAGTCCTTCGGCCCGGGCCAAGCTGGCGCGGGTTTCTTCGGCTTTGGCCTCACTCATTTCAAACGCGCTGGCGCTTACCAGATTTTTTTGTTTCAGTTGTTCCATTCGCTTCTGTTCCTTTTCCTGTACCGACCAGGCGGCGCGGGCTTCCAAAAGTTCGGCTTTCAAACCCGGCATATCTGGGGATTCCAATTCAGCCAGGATTTGGCCTTCCTCAACGGCATCCCCCGGTTTGGCCAGCCAGCGGGTTACCAGAGCAGGCACGGTAGTCGTTTGGATGGTGGTTTGGGTCTCGTCAAAGACAATTTCCGCCGGAGCTTCCACGGCGGGCGCAGTCTCGGCAGACAACGCCGGTTCGACGGTCAGCCCCGCGCGTTGGGCCGTTTGCACAGAGGCGAACTGGATGATGGCGCCGTCCGTGGCGCAACTGGTCTTGTTTTTCGGAAAGAAAATGGAAACCTCTGATTCCATATCCAACTGAAGCAATGCAGCCGGAGGCGGCTCCTGCGGAAATTTCAAATCCGGATTGCATAAGCGGCAATGGGATTCCGGCAGGGCGTGCTCCGCGCACCAATCGTTTTTAGCCTTGAAGGTTTCCATCAATTGCGGATGGCATTTGGTGCATTCCGACTCCGGCACGCGGTGTTCAGCGCACCAGTCGGCCATCCCGGACGGGATGGAGGAAGCGGCAACGCCGGATTTCTCCGGTGCGGACGACTCGTTCGTTTGGCCGGACCATTTCATGACCGCTACGGTAGCGACCACAGCAAAGACCACAAGGCCGGTTAGGCCGATAAATTTTTTAAGCATGACAAACTCCTTTCAAATTCAAAACCATTCCACGGTTGAAATACACTAAAACCGTGCAAGCAATTAACGGTAAAGGCCAAGCGTTCAAGCGAACGCCCGAATCAAGGACTACTTAGAAAGCCGGATTAGGCCTTGGGAGGGTGATAGATGGAGCGGAAGCTGGATTGGTTAGAGAATACTAAGTCCTGTAGTGAAATCTCTTGTTGAATTGGAGTGTGTTCAATGGATTCATAATTCCCGGAAGTAAATAGGAAATGGCCGCAGCAAAGGCCGCAGTCCTTGTTACCTGTATCCGAAACAGGGGAGGCAGGCCCATCCGTGCAGCCGTCCGACTGGCAAATGGCAATTGAAGTTTTTTCCATCGGGCAAAAACAGAAGAGGCCCTCCCCCAACCAAAGGGCTGCCATTACAAGAATCAGAAAAGCCCGCTTCGTCATCTTGCATACAAAATAAGTCAACCTCCTCGGAAGTCAACCTTAAAGTTTTACAATATTCTTGAACTTCGTGGAGAGATGGCCGGTGGAATTGCGGGCGTCGAAGATAAGACAACCTAATCCCCCCCTGTGAAAAAAGTTGCTATTTCGAAATTCGGGGTTATATTTTTGGGGAACTGTAGAGGAAGGGGGAAAGGACAGGTTATGAAAAAAGGTCTTTTGTTTTTAACGGGTATGCTCATTTTTGCGAGCGCCTTCGGCCAGCCAAAACCCACCGGTTTCGGGGATTTGAACCAGAAGCTGGTTTTCACCCCGGGGGCGGGACTAATTTTTCCCGTCGGGGATTTTGACAACGCCAACGATATGGGATTCTCGCTCGGCGGCGGGCTGGAATACTTTGTCTCCTCCCGTTTGGCGCTTTCGGCCAACTACGCCTATCAATCCTTTGGCGACCCGGCTCTGGGAGTGAACGGCGAAAGCTTTCACTTTCTGGGATTGGGGGCGCGCGGGCTGCTCTTCAAGGATGCACGGCTGAACCCGTACATCCGGCTGGCAGGGGGGCTGTACCAGGCCTCCGGGGCCTCCAAGGCGGGTATCAACGGCGGGCCGGGAATTTTGTACCGGGCCTCCGAAAACGTCGGGCTCTGGGCGGAAGGGAACGCCCATATGATTTTTGACTATGCTGCCGGCCCGGCCTCCAACACGGCCCATTTTCTGGGGGTCTCCGCCGGGTTGATGCTGACGATCCCCACCGGCAGGCAGAAATCGCAGGCGATCCGCCGCAAACCGGGAGAGCCGCCGCCGACGGCCATCAAGGAGGAAAAACGGCAGGAACCGGGGGTCTTGGCGCCGGCCGGAGAACCAGAGATGGAACTTGCGCCGGTCTATTTCGATTTCGACAAATACCATCTGCGCTCCGACGCGAAAGAGACGCTGGAGAGAAACCTTGAAATTTTGCGGCAAAATCCCGGCTGGAAAATCGAACTGGAAGGACACTGCGACGAAATCGGCACGGAAGAGTACAACATCAGTTTGGGCTGGAAGCGGGCCGAAGTGGTGCGGGAGTTTTTGGTCCAATCCGGCCTCGAACGGGACCGCTTCGCCACCATCTCCTACGGCAAAATGCGCCCGGCCTCGCTCGGGCTGGATGAGGCCGCCCGCTCCAAAAACCGCCGGGTGGAATTCAAAATCGTCGCCCGGTAGGGGTATCTTTTTGTTTCCCGGTATTTGCGGGGCGAACCGCCGGTTCACCTCTTTTTATTTGCCTTCCTCCCCGTATCGGGAAGAGGGGGAGGCGGTTAACCCCTCCCCAAAAAAGGGGTTGCCTTTTTGGAATTAAGGCGTATTTTTGCCAGACCTTGAACAGAGGAGGAGGAGATATGAGAAAAATTGTGTTAACGGTTCTGGCTGTGCTCTTGGTTTTTGCGGCGTTTGCGACCGCCAAGCCGAGGCCGTCCGGCTTCGGGACTTTGGACAAGACTTTGGTCGTCACGCCGACGGGCGGGCTGCTGTTTCCCACCGGCGATTTTGACAACGGTGCGGACATGGGCTTTTTGGCGGGGGGGAACCTGGAATACTTCGTCAATCCCCGGGCGGCCCTTTCGCTCAATCTGGCCTATCATTCATTCGGCGCCCCCACGGGGGTGCCCGACGGGGCCGATTTCTTTTTGATCGGCGGCGGCGCCCGCGGCCTGCTTTTTGACGACGCCAAAATCAACCCCTACGGGCGGGTGGCCGGCGGGCTCTACCAGGGGAACGACGAATCGAACGTCGGGGTGAACTTCGGGGCGGGGGCGCTCATCCGCTCCAGCAAAACGCTCGGCTTTTTTGCCGAGGGGGCCCTGCATTTCGTCTTTGGCGTCGGCACCGGGGCCAGCACCACGGTCAACTTTCTCGGTTTTACCGGCGGACTGGTCTTGACCATTCCCACCGGGAATTAGGAGTGCAAAAGCGCAAACCGTCTTTCTCCGGATGCGGGGGAAGACGGTTTCTTTTTTGATGCTCTACGGCGGCTTTCTTTGCTGCGGGTTTGAAGGGCTCTCCGTCCCGGCCGGTTTCGCCCGGTTCCTCCGGGAGAAAAAACCGGGCGGGGTGATTCTGTTTGCCCGCAACTACGAATCCCCGGCCCAGTTGAAGACCCTCTCGGCCGAACTGAAATCCTTCTCCGATACCCCTCCACTCATCATGGTGGATCAAGAGGGGGGGATGGTCGTCCGCTTCAAGGAGGGGTTTCCGGAACTGCCGCCCGCCCGCGCCTTCGGCGAAGGGCGGGATTTTGCCGGCCTTTCGGCCGCCTGCCGCCGGACGGCGGAGGCGTTGAAAGCCGCCGGGGTGGATATGAATCTTTCCCCGGTGGTGGACGTGGTCACCGATCCGAAAAACGAATATCTGAAACCCCGCACCTTCGCCGACGATCCGTTTCTTGTTTCCCAGATGGCCGCCTCGGCCATCGAGGCCTTCCACGCGGGCGGGGTTTTGACCTGCGCCAAGCATTTTGTCGCCTTGGGGGATTCGGCCAAAGACCCGCACCAGATTCTGCCGCAGTCGAACGCGTCGAAGGAGCAACTGGAGGTGGTTTTCTTCCCCCCTTTTCGTGCCGCGGTGGAAGCAGGGGTGGACTCGTTGATGTCCACCCATATCCGCGTCCCGGCTTTGGATGAAACCGTTCCGGTGGTCTTTTCCCGGACCGCCCTATCTCTGGCGCGGGTGGTTTTGGGTTTTGAAGGGCCGATTTTGTCCGATGACTTGGAAATGGGGGCCATCGCCGAAAGCTGGGGGGTGCCGGAAGCGGCCGTTTTGGCCCTTTCGGCCGGGAATGATATGGCTTTGGTCTGCCACTCCCTCGAGCAACAGGAGGGAGCTTTGGAAAAGATTGCCAAAGAGGCGGAAAAAAACGATGCTTTTGCCCGCCAGCTAACGGTCAGCCAAAAACGGTTGGAAGCCCTTCGGGCTAAACGAAGAGTATGAGTGCGCTTTTCGAACTGCTCCGGAATATAAACGCCGGCCGGAAAGTGGTTGGGTTGGGACTCATGTCCGGCACTTCGGCGGACGGGCTGGATTTGGCTTTGGTTGAGTTTTCCCCAAAAAAAACCCCCCGGTTTTTAAAGGGGAAAACGTATCCCTATCCGGCGGGCGTTCGGAAAAAAATATTGGAGTTTCAACAAACCCGCCAAATTTTTCCCGAAGAAGCGATTCTGTTTTCTCAATTTTTGGGAGAGGTCTGGGCCGGGTTGGTCAAGCGATTTTTGGCCGCAACCAAAGCTTTACGTCCGGACTTTGTCGCCTCCCACGGCCAGACCATCCGCCACCTTCCTGAATTTCGAAAATTTTTGGGAAAGCGGCTGCGGGGAAGCTGGCAGACCGGAGAAGCGGAGGTATTGGCCAAAAAATTGGGGCTCGTCGTCGTTTCCGATTTCCGCGCCGGCGACGTCGCCCTGGGGGGCTCCGGCGCGCCGTTGATGCCGCACGTACACCGGCATCTTTTCTCTTCCCCTAAAAAAGTTCGCGCCGTTTTGAATATCGGCGGCCTCGCCAATCTGACCTTTTTGGGGAAGAAATCGTTCTGGGCCTCGGATACCGGCCCGGGGAACTGCCTTTCCGATTACTTGGCGCAAAAGTTCTACGGGCTTTCCTGCGACGTTCGCGGCCGGAAAGCGGAGCAGGGAAGGGTATCGGAAAAACTTTTGGCCGCCTTGAAGGGAAACCGGTTCTTTCCCCGCCCGTTCCCCAAATCGACCGGCCGGGAGGATTTTTCTGCAAAATGGCTGGAGGGGATTTTGAGAAGTTTTCAAGGAATGAAAAAGGAAGACGTGCTGGCCACCATCGGGACCCTGACCACCTGGGGGGTGGCGGAAGCGCTCCGGCGCAACGCCCGCGAAAAATTGGGCGAAGTGTATCTGGCCGGCGGCGGGGCCGAAAATCTTTTTTTCTTAAACCAGTTGCAAAAAAACCTTCCCGGTGTTTCCTTGCACCCCGCCGGGGATTTGGGTTGGCCGGAGGAGAGCCTGGAAGCGGCCGGGTTCGCCCTCCTCGGCTGGTGGTGTCTCGCAGGCGTAAAAATTGGAGAGACCCCGGTTACCGGGGCTAAAAAGAGAGGCGTTTTGGGAAAGGTCTCGCAGGCATGAAGAAAATCACTTTGATACTTGGTTCCACGGCTCTTTTGGCATTCCTTGCGGGCTGCGGCAAGCCCCCCCGGATAGAAGAAAAACCGACCCCGGAAATCGCGGAGTTCGTCAAAGTCCGGCTGCCGGTAACGGGCGACCGTTTTGATGTCCGATCCGGCGGGGGATGGATTTTTCAATTGCACCGGGCCGACTCCTCCGAGGCCTGGTTCGAAACCGATTCCTATTTCCAAATCGGCCGCGGCAAACAATTCCTCTGGTTGAAGGAAAACGGCCAAAAGGATTTCGACTCCAACGTAGTCTGGACGCTTATGCGCCCCAGAAAGGAAGGCCAATTTATTCAATTTGACGGCCGAAACTACCGCGGAGAGTTCTGGGTGACCCTCGATTCGTTTGCCAACATCATCCTGGTCAACAAGCTCGGTCTGGAAGATTACATTAAAGGGGTGCTTCCCCCGGAAATCGGCAAGCGCCCGGCCAAGGAAATCGAGGTTTTGAAGGCGCAGGCGGTGGCGGCCCGCACCTACACGCTCTCCCATCTCGGCCAATATCCCGGCAAGCCTTGGGATATGGAAGCAGATTCGCGCGATCAGGTCTACTCCGGAATGGAAGCGGAAGACCCGGTCTGCTCGCGGGCGGTGGAGGAGACCGCCGGGGAGGCCGCCACCTTCGGGGGAAAATTCATCAACGCCTACTACCACTCCACCTGCGGCGGCAAGACCGACTACATCTCCTCGGTCTGGCCCCACAAGCCGCAGGAGTCCTATCTCGTTCCGGCCGATGACGACACTTTCTGCCTCTGGTCAAAAAACTTCTACTGGCGGGAGGGGCTTTCCCAGCGCTGGCTGGTGGATAAAATCTCGGCCTTCCTGAAGCAGCACGGCCGTCCGGAACTGGACAAGATCGCCCCGGTTGTCGATCTGGCCATCACCGAGCGGAACAGTTCCGGGCGGGTCCGGATTTTGACGGTGAAAACGGAGAAGGAGAGTTATCCCCTTCTGGCCGATTCCATCCGCTGGGCCTTGGGGCGGCCCTCCTCCCCCAGTGCGCAGGCGATTCTCCCCTCCACCCTTTTCGACGTGGAAACGTTCCGCTCCCGTGAGGAAATCCTGGACAGCGCCGTCATCACCGGCCGGGGAGCCGGGCACGGCATTGGGATGTGCCAGACGGGGGCCATCGGCCGGGCCCGCGCCGGGCAAAGCTACAAGCAAATTCTGGAGCATTATTACCCCGGCATCCGTCTGGAACGGGTGCGCCGCTTCGGCAGCCGGTAAAGGTTAATCCTTTAAATCTTTAAAGAGGCGGGCTTAGGCCCGCCTCTTTTTTCATGGAGAAGTAGAGGGGAGGGGGTTGGCCCTTTTCCGCAATTGCACCCATAAAACCAGACCGAAGGCAAACAGCAAAATCGCCATCCACTGGTTGTAGGTCCAATGCGGGGCGCCCAAATTCAAATACATCTCCGGTTCGTACGAACGGATAAACTCGATGAAGAAACGGAAAAGCGAATCGGCCATCAGCAAAATCGAGAAACCCGATCCGTCGAATTTTTTCCGTTTGTTGTGCCAGACCAGAAATCCGAACAGGATCAAACCGAAAAGGGAACTGTAAAGCTGGGTCGGGTGAATCGCCTGGGCGCCGAACTCGGCGTCCGGTATGGAGCCGGGGGGAAAAGTGACCCCCCAGGGGAGCGCGGTCGGCGTGCCGTAGCAGCAGCCGTTCAAAAAACAGCCGATGCGGGTCAAAAAAATGCCGAAGGCCACGGTCGGGGCAAAAATATCGGCCGTTTTCCAGAAGGGGAGCTTGACTTTGTGCATGTAGTAAAAACCGGCCGCCGTGGCCAAAATGACGCCGGTGTACAAATTCAACCCGGCAATGCCAAAGGTGCCGCTCTGGAAGGGGTTGAACGTGGCCGTCCAGTTCCCCTTGAACTCCTCGAGATGAAAAAGCACGTACCCCAGCCGCGCTCCGACGATTCCCGCGGCGATTACCAGAAAAGCAAGATTGGAAAGGGCGTTTACGTCCAGCCCCTCCTTGGCTCCCCAGCGGCGGATGAAGTAAAGCCCGATAAAAAAGGAGGCGGCCAAGGCCAGCCCGTAGGTGCGCAGGGCAAAGGGGCCGATGTGAAACAGTTCAGGACACATGCGGCCTCGAATAAAAGCTTTTGAGCCAGCGATTGGCAAGCCCGAAAGCGGCGGGAGCGATGGCCAGCCCGACGGCGACGTCCGAAACGTAATGAAACCGGCCGTACACCGTCCCCACCGCCAGACCCATCACAAAGGGAAGCAGAATCCAAAACCAGGTTTTGGCTCCGCGGTACAAGCACATCAAAACCAGAACGGCGACCGCCACGTGGCTGGAGGGCATGCAGCCGCCGTGAATGGCTCCTTTATCAATAACGAATTTTACAAGATGATAAAAGAGCGGGCCCTCGATTGGGGGTGGATGCAGATGAGGAATGTGATAGCGGGGCCCTTCCACCGGATAGAGCAAAAACAAAGCGTAGGAGATGAAAAACCCAATGGAGACGGAAAGCACCAGTTGCTGAAAGGCCTCCGTTTTCCGGTTGGCCCAGAGAATCAAGGCCCCCAGGGGGATGATAAAATAGTAGGAGAAATACCCCGCCATAAAAATTTCGGTCAGCCAGGCGTTGGCCCGCTCGGCCATCCATACGGAGGGGATTACGCCAGTCAGGTTGTACTCGAAATCAATAAGCTGCGCATCGAACCAGCGGTCGGTGAAAAGATGGACCAGATAGCCGGTCTCCTCATATAGAAAAGTGAATAGCAGAATCAGATACCCCCAGCGCAAAAGCCCCTTCAGGCCGGTTGCGCTTTCCTTCAAGGTGGCGGCCATAAGCAAAACGAGGCCGACCATGGCGCCGTGAAAGACCAAAAACCACCCCCAGTTGGGTAGCCGCTGATGGAAAAGCAGAATGGATACGCTCAAAAAGCCGAGATAGGCGAACAGCCCCCAGTCGATGGGGAGGAGGTAAAACCGTTTCCGCACCGGTTTTTGAATTTCCTTTTCCGTTACGGGCTGGCTAATCGCCGGCTCCAGTTTGGACTCCTTCCACCACCACGGTGATTTCCCCCTTGGGGGGATGACCCGAATAATATTCGACGAGTGTGCTCAACTCTCCGGTTCTGGTTTCCTCAAATTTCTTGGTCAGCTCCCGGGCCACGGCCGCGCGGCGATTGCCGAGGGATTGTTTCAACTCCTCGAGAAATTTCACAAGCCGGTAGGGGGACTCAAAAAAAACAAGCGTGGCGTCCAGTTCCCGCAGGGCTTCCAGCCGTTTTCTACGCTTTCCCGGTTTTTTGGGCAAAAACCCCTCGAACAAGAAACGGTTAGTCGGAAGACCCGAGGTTGTCAATGCTGCGAGGACAGCCGAAGGGCCGGGGACGGCGTAGACCGGGATTTCGTTTTGATGGCAGGCGTGCACCAGAACAAAACCGGGGTCGGAAACCCCCGGGGTGCCGGCGTCGGAAACCAGGGCGACGTTTTTCCCTTCCTTCAAAAGCTCCAGAATTTCCGGAGCTCTTTTTTCTTCATTCTGCTCGTGAAAAGAAATCAGTTTGGCTTTGATTCCAAGCCGGGCCAAAAGCCGGCCGGTATGGCGGGTGTCCTCGGCGGCGACGACGTCCGACTCTTTCAGAATTCGTTCAGCTCGATGGGTCAAATCTTCGAGATTGCCGATGGGGGTGGCGACCAAAAAAAGCGCCACCTACCGGCTCCAGTCGCGGGAGAGCTGAAAATCAATCCCCACCGTGCGGCGGGAAAGCTTGGCAATCGTGGGCAAGGCCCTCTTGTACTGGCTGGCGGCCACAATCTTTTCAATTTTCTTCACCGTTTCGGCTGGAAATCCGGCCTCGATGATTTCATCCGCGCGCCAACGTTCGTCCACCAGCAAATACAGTATCTGGTCAGCCAGCTCGTAGGTGAATCCGAGTTCCCCTTCCACCGTTTGCCCGGCCCACAAATCGGCCGAGGGTTTTTTCTTCAAAACGCTTTCCGGCACTCCCAAATAGGTCGCCAGCTGCCGCTCCTGTGTTTTGTACAAATCCCCCAGCGGATTTATCGAAGAAGCGGAATCCCCGAACCAGGTGCTGTAGCCCAGCATCGCTTCGCTTTTGTTGGAAGTTCCTATGACCAAGGCCCTTTCCTTCTGCGACTGGTCAAAAAGGATAATCATCCGGCAGCGGGCCATCACGTTCCCCCGGCGGACTTTGTCCGCCTCCGGCACCTGCTCCAAATAGGCATCCACCATGGCCGTAATCTCGATTTTCTGGCTTTTGATGCCGGTTTTTTTCACCACTTCCTCGGCGTCCGTGATGGAATGGGGACTGGAGGTCTTGTACGGCATCATAATTCCCAAAACGTTTTCCGGCCCGTACGCTTTGGCTGCCAGAAAAGCGGAAACGGAGGAATCCAGCCCGCCGGAAAGCCCGACCACCCCCTTGGAAAAGCCGAATTTCCCCGCTTCCCGTTTTAGAAAATCGACCAAAAATCCGGCCACAAAGACCGGGTCGATGGTCAAATCCACTTTCATCTTTTCACCTTGCGGCGTTTAGGGGCAGTTTTTTCTCTGGATAGTTTTGGAGGCTGCGCGGAGTGGTTGCCGCCCCGGATGCGCAGAAGCTCGTTTATGGCAAAATCCAGTTTTTCATCCCGGAGAAGCGGAGTCCGCAGGCGCGCCCGGCGCACTTTGCCGAGCGAGATTTCGGCCGTCTGCAGCGCTTCCTCGAAGTAGGGAAGCTTCATTTCCGGCTTGCCGGCCGGGTCTATGATTTCCGAGCCCCCCCAGAACCCGACGCCGTCCTCAAAGCCGACCCGGTTGGCGAAAATCCAGTAGAACCCGTGCAAATCGGAGTAAAACCGGTTCATTTTTTCCCAGATGGCGGAAGAGCCCATCCGGGCTTTTTCCTCCAGCCCGCGTGCCGTGCCGTTGGCGATGTTGGCCACCAAGATGGCGCCGTCCAGCATCAAAAGATACGGGCAAAACGAATGCCAGGCCTCCTCGCAGATTAAAAGGCCAAATCGCCCGAAGCGGGTGTTGAAGGCCGAAAGGGTGGTGCCTTCGCCGAAAAAGCGCCCCTCATCGAACATCCCGTAGGTGGGCAGAAATACCTTGCGGTGCATATGGACAATTTTGCCGCCATCCGCAAAACAGGCGGAGTTGTAATAGACGAAAGAAGGGTCTTCCTCCGCCAAGCCAAAAATGACGGCTATTTTTTCCGAGGCCTTCAGTATTTTCTGGATTTCCGGAGAATTTTTCCGCAAAGCCACTTCCGGCACCATATCCTTGAGCAGATAACCGGTGAGCGAAAGCTCCGGAAAAACCACCAAATCGGCCCCTTCGCTTTGGGCTTTGCCTATGGTTTCCAGATGCAGCTCCAGATTCGACTTCACGTCCCCCAGCTTGGGGGCAATCTGGGCCAGGGCGATTTTGACTTTGTCCGCCACGGCTCTAATATATGCTTCTTGCCGGGGATTGACAAAAGCCCCTTTGCCTCCTTTGTTTGGATGCAAACTAAAATAGAGAGTTTGCCTCGGTTGACGGTGTTATGAGAAAACAAATACTGATTTTGGTGGGTTTGAGTTGCCTTCTCTGCATCGCTTTGCCGATGTTTGGTGCTACCG
The sequence above is drawn from the Verrucomicrobiia bacterium genome and encodes:
- a CDS encoding CusA/CzcA family heavy metal efflux RND transporter — encoded protein: MLKRLIEFTIHQRFFVLCLAGLLVIAGLVALWRLPFDAFPDTTPVLVQVNVSAPGWAPEEMERQITFPLERRLAGLSGLTEVRSISKYGLSQVTLIFSDETNLYLARQQTAERLVGVELPDGVPPPQLGPISTGLGEIFHYVVVGRTADPTELRTIQDWIIKPQLQSVPGVAEVNTWGGYEKQYHVLVDPNRLAQYGISLSTVTVKLRENLGNVPGGQMIKAGEQTLVRGLGMVSQREEIEELVMETRKGVPIRIRDFADVVIGHELRRGATTYDGAGEAVLGLGFMLTGQNPKEVTQKLARRLDEIKTSLPEGVVVKPVYQRMDLVNHVLKTVEHNLFFGAVLVVAILFAFLGNIRAGLIVASSIPLSLLFAFDLMSRAGITGSLMSLGAIDFGLAVDNSVIQVENAVRRLSQAGAAPSRLEVIRDAILEVRKPTLFGELIIIIVYLPILTLQGVEGKLFRPMALTVTFVLAGSLLLSFTVIPALIAAFLGKNVRESEPRLVEWLKLLYRPALNWALAHGRAVLASAAALLAVGIIVFLLLGAEFVPRLSEGTIAINVVRLAGVSLEQSVDYGSRIEKILLEEFPDEIEHIWTRTGTAELATDPMGLELSDVFITLTHRDKWKKAKNQAELVAAMDEELADLPGANRIFTQPIEMRVNEMIAGIRADVGIKIFGDDLAILEQKAEEIARLTENVRGSADVSVEQLTGQPQLQIAVDRERLSRFGLSSREVLDVVESFGGIKVGEVYEGQRRFDLALRLNESYRRSPEDIQRIPIKAATGELVTLDRVTRPNLSPGRSTITREWSKRRIVVQTNVRGRDVGSFVDELRRRIEKEIELPEGYFVRFGGQFENLERAKSRLALVVPFALLLIFGLLYWTYKSVRDALLIFTGVPLAVVGGVAALALRGMPFSISAGVGFIALSGVAVLNGLVLISTIKRLRSEGLELSAAVREGAESRLRPVLMTALVAAFGFIPMALSSGVGAEVQRPLATVVIGGILTSTALTLLVLPVLYTLFGKKIPSEQ
- a CDS encoding efflux RND transporter periplasmic adaptor subunit, translated to MLKKFIGLTGLVVFAVVATVAVMKWSGQTNESSAPEKSGVAASSIPSGMADWCAEHRVPESECTKCHPQLMETFKAKNDWCAEHALPESHCRLCNPDLKFPQEPPPAALLQLDMESEVSIFFPKNKTSCATDGAIIQFASVQTAQRAGLTVEPALSAETAPAVEAPAEIVFDETQTTIQTTTVPALVTRWLAKPGDAVEEGQILAELESPDMPGLKAELLEARAAWSVQEKEQKRMEQLKQKNLVSASAFEMSEAKAEETRASLARAEGLLRSAGLTTAEVESLAASRSITSKFFLRAQKSGVFMERKASLGNLLPAGTALALLSSGNSVWLEAQVREEELSKIKVGQKLEFLTDATGRQTSQGKVVWVARFLDSETRTGKVRAKMTSAFNELPPGRFGRAVIYTRSETKSVVVPKDAVQWEGCCNVVFVEESPDRYRPRKVEIEPADPEHYRVAGGLKPGEPVVVKGSYLLKTELKKSNIGAGCCGIEPTS
- a CDS encoding OmpA family protein, encoding MKKGLLFLTGMLIFASAFGQPKPTGFGDLNQKLVFTPGAGLIFPVGDFDNANDMGFSLGGGLEYFVSSRLALSANYAYQSFGDPALGVNGESFHFLGLGARGLLFKDARLNPYIRLAGGLYQASGASKAGINGGPGILYRASENVGLWAEGNAHMIFDYAAGPASNTAHFLGVSAGLMLTIPTGRQKSQAIRRKPGEPPPTAIKEEKRQEPGVLAPAGEPEMELAPVYFDFDKYHLRSDAKETLERNLEILRQNPGWKIELEGHCDEIGTEEYNISLGWKRAEVVREFLVQSGLERDRFATISYGKMRPASLGLDEAARSKNRRVEFKIVAR
- a CDS encoding glycoside hydrolase family 3 N-terminal domain-containing protein — its product is MLYGGFLCCGFEGLSVPAGFARFLREKKPGGVILFARNYESPAQLKTLSAELKSFSDTPPLIMVDQEGGMVVRFKEGFPELPPARAFGEGRDFAGLSAACRRTAEALKAAGVDMNLSPVVDVVTDPKNEYLKPRTFADDPFLVSQMAASAIEAFHAGGVLTCAKHFVALGDSAKDPHQILPQSNASKEQLEVVFFPPFRAAVEAGVDSLMSTHIRVPALDETVPVVFSRTALSLARVVLGFEGPILSDDLEMGAIAESWGVPEAAVLALSAGNDMALVCHSLEQQEGALEKIAKEAEKNDAFARQLTVSQKRLEALRAKRRV